Genomic window (Capsicum annuum cultivar UCD-10X-F1 chromosome 10, UCD10Xv1.1, whole genome shotgun sequence):
tcgagtcaaaacaaggttcaaattgaagaaaaaatatttttaagttttaccgGGTAAATTCTTggaaatctgggttaaaatcaagaatcaaagttgtttaaAGGGTTAgattaatgaaaaactagtaattataagataaaaatattattcaagtgaaaagaagtgaaattggggtttaaaatcaagtcctaagatttttggggttttgagaaattaatcaagaaattatcaagaaaataacaattcttacctttaatccgtaataaaaccaagaaaagggtgttaatctagcttcccaagctctcacaaactttacttttaagctcccacactattttagaatTTAACTCCTAAGAAACAAGATGAAAATTGAGCAAAATGGACCCATTTCATTTGCATATATCCGACTCCGAATGAATTCTGGGTACCTTGGCGAATTTTGAATtgacttaaaaagaaaaaaaatcagcttttcagctttttttttgtgcagattttctgcaatatatatatcagttttgggtccattttgctcatttttcatcttgtctcttgagggttaaatcctaaaatagtgtgggagtttaaaagtaaagtttgtaagatcttgaaaagctagattaacacccttttcttggttttattatggattaaatgtaagaattcactattttcttgataatttcttgattaattctcAAAATTCCCGAAATCCGAAAAATCATAgtagaaatgagatttaaaagccgtaaaatcataccaaatatgctaacaccctaaactcaaaattttggatctgctggcgaagtcggatttttcatctgaggttgtttcgatcaaatgtgggtcccacacccatattttcaatttttcaacttttcgatcaataggtcgaaatgagctcgggtgcatcgggacctgaaccaaaggtctacccaacctaaaatcgatattccaaagCTGCTAGCGCAGTCCGTTCTTCCATCCATCGaacggatcaaaatatatccaaaTATGGCCAAAATAAGACTTTCGaaaccatcaaaaaccacaatattacataaatgataccaaaatacataaaaaaaatcatgtcattcactcccacaccccagaaataccataatgcaactatggagagggataaaaaagtaaaatcacacaaaataataaatttcacatatttcatcaaatttttaggtcgttattGATAAGGTAACACTTATCTAACTATGGTTGGTGATATGCCAAATTGAAGCTTTGCAAATTAGTGTTCATTTTTAGCATAATAGTAAGAGGATAGAAAATCATGGATAAGATACATTATATTCTTGATAGTTTTATCTTCTAAAAGGTGATAAGGTGACACTTCCACGCAAAGGCGGATTCAGGACCTGAAGTTTATAGGTTCCTGGTTCCTATGGTAACCTGAAGTTAATTTACAATATTAATTGGTTcagaaacaaatatttataagtatttagagaatttttcaatacatatacACAGGGTATGAGAGAGTTACTGAGCTCGATGAACCTTgaagacacgtgattttttatcctcctcgaattttaatttatttttgatattaaatatttatatttgttataatattatttaatttcttattttattttaattttaataaagttttagctaaaaaaatcaacaattaaataaatttaattttgagattattttttttatcctaattttaaaaacaatacaaaaattcaatatatatatatatatatatatatatatatatatatatatactatttattctaaattttaataaataaagtagtagttttaattctattttattatattttttaaatataaaaattaattagttattattatttttatttatttattattattatcttttatttaaaaaaagaaaaataaaataaatatttaaattttaaatcttcctCCCCTTATCTGATAACTTTAACCGTTCCCCCAAAGAATCCCCTGTTAATAGACTCTTCACCCCCCAAAGAACTTCACCCCCTAAAGAGCAGAGAATTCTACATACAGTCTATCATCAGACACTTTTTATACTACATTAGAGTGAAGAAAAACATAGAGTAAATCAGATCAAGAAAAAGGAAACATcagaaacaaaaagagaaaaagaaaaaacattgaAGGTgaagtttattttgaattttcggTGACAgtgtttgaatttttattttaatttatcaatatgttttatcccattttgtactattatttaataaatttattcaatatgcAAAAGTTGATTATTTATGTGAATTCATTATCATAATTATATTGTATACTTTTATCCAAATATGTTTGCTGCttaaaataatgaatcaaaaagTGTATTAGAATTAAAATTTTGTAAAGTGGATATTTAAAAGAAAAGGAGAAGGATCATGAATGTGTTTGTACTGATACATCTACACGATAACACACTGACCGAAAAAGGAGCCCAGAAACCGATGAAACACACATATAATTTAGATAAACAGTAAAACAAAGGAGAAAATAACAGTTTAAGATAAGTTTTCCGGTGAATAATTCACCGGAATCGTTGGTCTCCTCCGACGAACATCACTGTGAACTGGACACCCGTCGCTGGAAAACCCCAAAATCCGTCACCAGATCCATCAGGCGGCACGACCAACGGTCAACAGTTATCATCCGCCGAAGTCCGACCAGCTCTGTTGCTTCTCCGGCCGACGGGAACAACCACTAGTCAACATTGGCTGCCGCCGGCACCACCCTCTTTCCCTTTCCCCACGCCGACGCCTCTCCTCCTTCTTCCTCTTTCCCCATCGCCGACCAGCCACCATGGCTGAGAAAGAGGCGCAACCCACTTCCCTCTCCCTCCAAGTCGCCAGCCATCATTTTCTCTCTCAGATCCGGCCAATTTTTCATCGGATTCGCGCTACCGGCCGGCGATCCCAGCACAGCCACATCTCCCCGTCGCAAATCAACAATTGGCGACCCAAAAATCACTCCCCTTCACGCAAATTTTGACGCCACTGCTTCACTGTCGACGAGCAATCGTCGTCTCTCCGTCCAGTCGCTATTTCCCGTTGATTAGCGTTGCTCTTTATCTTTTTTGTTGCCATAGATGATAcggttagagagagaaaaattgaatactgaatgTGTATGTGGGAAAAAGggatttttatatttctttttattattgtttccTTTTTGAATAAATAGCCAAGCCTCCTTATttgaatataatataaaattatttttatttaataattaataaaaaatgaagCATGAATAAATTTGatactaataaaatttattattatttatatttttgcttGGAGTGGGGTATCATATATttcaagttatttatttatttatttatttatctatttttggaATTTATGTTCGAATTATATATTTCGGagattttcatgtttgatttgTCTATAATATATgatttgaatttatttaatttaaagatattaaattttaaagataatattaaatttagcataatatagataaatttgtgtattttacttattttattattttcattaatagagcttaataattatttattgatttaattaattatgttaaaTGAATTTTGCTTTAGTTTATTATTAAGATTTTAGGCACATTTTAAATATTCGTCTTAATTAAAGAATGCGGCGTACATATCTTTTCGAGACATTTAAAAATTTacggatgcaataatgcaccttgataaatattttattaaaaaatattttttatccatttgtttaatataagatatatagacagattttagatattaaaaatgagtGAATTCAGGCCTGCAAACATAGTTTATCCAAAATAGTTAAAGCTAAGATAAGACAATAAAAACGACCGTGCTAGaatcacgggactcgaggggtacctcacacctttccctcggtcaacagaattccttacccgatcttctattttcgcagaccataaCAAGGAGTCATtcccttttgattagggattcaaaaatgtgacttggaacaccataactcaatttcaagtgacgactctgtaaataaaataatccctattcaatatcgtcactttaattgaaaaaattcttTGACTCCAAACCCTTCGAAtgaaaagggggtgtgacaaacCCGTAAGTGAATAGGTCATCAGAACACTAGATTGGACAAATAGATATGGTGTCCCTGGGAGCCTCATTAGTGAAGGTCCATCTAAACGTAAGTTTAATAggttttatgttgtttttgtacTCGCACGATAATGTTAATATCACTCCCTTTTAGAAACATGAAATAGAAAGttgaaaaaaagaagtaaaaagtgTTTCATGGCATTAAAAATAGAAGGTGAAATACAACAAATAGACCCTTAGAATATCATCTTCATTAGATAATTATTAAACTGTGACCATTTGTCCATCTCTGATACCATGCGAAAAGCGCAAAAAAGTTGTAAGGTCTGTTGAGGCTTAAAGTGCAAATAGTGTAGGCTTCAATGAGAAAAAACGCAAacgaagaaaaaatataaatatttatgtttaggTCAAGACTAATTAAGTATAAgcatgaatgaaaaatatatgaataaagatatTGAAAAACAGTTACGatattgtcacaacccgaactagggcctgaccgtgacggacatctcgaaccatgaaggcccgaacgtcctactctatctgatctgataatcatgcacaacatttatatcataaaagaaaatgcggaaatataatctgatacggaaacatggtcattaactctgggtttcaagacataagaaagaaaactgcaattcaaaatatctgaataagatctgactcagtctgcgaaatctctactacatctcaaaactattctgaaaactgggacaaggcccccaatagaccaaacaaacggaataacataatctgaaataacaagCCTTCTGAAACAAAAAAGGCTAACCACTAaacggatcacttctctctggaatactctactgattagccggaTCCTTggactgagcctccgaacctgggaggtagggggtcaatacagatgtactggtatgcaaagcagATCCAAATACTagtttatattcaacatatatgagagcaatttaaaacagttcataaacatatcagatagtaagaaatctcatgggcattttcgaaagactctgaaaaatcatctgaactccGAGACACTCTTAGATTTACtcctgcgctaggtggtataccctacaactctgaaatcccacgggctatatgaaatccgccattgacttggcggggaagcctccaacccaagtttgtCGCAAGGGGTGGAGTCTCTGACTCAGCTACGCCACATGGCTGtcgccagcgtaaaaataataCACCCGAATTgacaaatcacggttttaggctaagagttacttgaactcaaaccttcttcgggtaaccacctaatccTCTTTAAGCtcagttttaactctttaaaacatgcatactctgaaatcaaactctgaaaacatactctgttatggcatacatacttatgttatcgtcataccattaacttgcaagtcacatctctgagccattattagcatattacaatctctgttttcaaaacataaattcgggaccaccatatcaataaatcatttcaaagaactctttctctaaaactcatgtaaacacatgtatgcaactctctttgtcaaactttcaatgatgcaaggtggtcaAGTCAAATCTCTTAATCTCAtacaaatctttctcttttaacaaaatatatttacatcaagaaactccctctcttaaatctctaaatcatgctcaaaatactatggtatttgagtaaacaaatgtcaagccataaatcatgcatttcaaatccttcacattaagatcataaacttaaagtcatcacaagagagggatttcataagttgtgctctcaaacaatcttaaatctaaatttttatacatatacatatacatgtaaatcaatttaagggggaaaggcctaaagaccaaatcaacaatacaattaaacattcataatgcataataaatcatgtatttcaaaaaccactttctaaattcatgcttgataatctttaaatcatgttctagtatttacaagcccatgtagtttttaggataaaccccgcgtacctcaatttagaaacttgatggatgattcttgaagcctacgatttggggattccaaatcttcaatcaatcttaaAAACCCATGGTTAACTCTTCAGTTatttgggttttcttgtttgaaacccaaAGGAGTGTTCTAgatggtttttgatgaaaatatcaataatgaggtcatttgggaATAAATCCCGTGCTTAggctgataagggggtggaaaatacccaatatacccttaatgagacgaaCTAAAAAATATAACTGGAAGCCCGATTTCATGGGTCACCGCGACGCTCcacaatcgtggtggctcactgaaaattgacgagtgggattcttaaggtcaccgcGACGTGGAGTCTtcgtgttgtcccactggttgggacctggacttcagcgcgacgtgccacaatcgcgctatgctactggaatttgacaatttctaaataggcccCCTCCGCGACGCACCAAGCACCAAAATAacagtgttttacgactagaacttaaattagccataacttcttgtccgggtatcggatttgggcgaatcttatattgacgAAAAGcccattcaatttcccacatgataaaaagttgaaattagggaaattatatatggtttaaactttactcactttggaagtcaaaaataagactaaatttatttgacacaattctagtcatttaactctaagagcatatttcCACGAGTTAATGCATGGACGATTTTTTTTTGCGGGGTGTTATAAATATAGTGAAATATCAATTGATTAGGGTCGCTTCTCTAGAATAGAATCATTAGCAAGGAAAAGTATGCCTTAGAAACTTCATGACGACGGTGAAGCACACATAAAGCGACATGAAGCGCTCAACACATTCGCTTCAGGGTTTAAGCGTGCCTTTGTCAAACCTTGAGCCCATCAAATCTAGAAACTTAAGTTGTCATAGAGAACACACTTTTCAATTACATAATTATATAACGTCTCAACAACTTCTTGCTTCATACTCGTGGGAAAGAAGTTCAAAGCATATATTTGTGAGTTAATGATGTTGTTGGTTCATAGTTTTGAGGTGGACACTCCAGCTAGCTCGTGTATGCTTGTGTGTTCATAATGACAATGGTTTTTGGCTCAAGGGTAAAGATCCAAACAACTGAAATATGTACGAAAAATAGGAGCGGGCATAAATAGTGAAAAACCGCACAACCGAATTAGTTCGGTTCCAATTTGGTCTCAGTGTTACTGTTTGTACAACTTTGGTAGTCGATTCGATTCCAATTCTTCGGTTAATATAAGAACCGAAATTTGCTCGTCTCAGTCTCTTTTTTCTTCCTCCACGCATAAATTGCACTACTGTTTTTTTGACAGTTCAGAATTTAAAGGTGTCAAATGGGCGAGTTATTGACCAGCCCAAAAAAGCTACTTGGGCTGAAATGGGCTAAATTGTGGGTCACAACCCAACCAGCCCAATTGTACCTCTTACAAAGTTTTTCAGATGAAGATGCTCTTTCATTTCAGCAAAAACCATACTTACACCCACTACACtgcccccccaccccacccccacccccacgccACCCCACCCAACCCCacaccacacacacacacactctctcTTATCCAGATACAAACAAGTGAGCATCAATTTGAATCCACCTGGTCGATGCTTTACCATTAACACCTACTTAGACAACTATAACAAGTCTCCACAAAGATGGCAGATACTCCAAAGATGTCCTCTTTTGACAATCTCCTATCAGTCCAGACTATAAATAACATAGTGCTATCAGCATATGTATGGGAGTAATGGGCAAATTTCACACAGTTCCACATCTGTATTTACAGTTCAACAAAGGAAACCTTCCATCTAGAGCACTATATTATTTGATAGTCAGCCAATCACAGGAACAAGGATAACCATAGTTCCGACAAGAAGTCTTCATAAAATTCACCAGCTGAAATTGTGGTGCATATGTGTCAATGACATGTTGAGTTTCCATACCGAGGAACTGAACTGAAATAGTTTCAGTTTGGTATTCCATATGTACCAGTGAAGAACCGAAAGCCACCCTAACAGGTAAAAGATGACATTGTTGCTGCACTGGTTTGCTGCCAATTTAAGAGAGAATGTGCAGAGATACCATTTGGATTTACACGTTTGTTTTTCTGTTTGGTCTGCAAATTGATGGAAAGATCTATGACTGTTTATTAATGTTCTGCGAGGAGTTGCCTCAACGATTTAGATGTATAATTTTGGACTAACATAACCATTAGAAATATGCTCTATTGTACAAATTATATTAAGCAATTTAATTACCAAAGGCATGGATTTACTTGACAGCATTGATAAAACATATTGAAGGTGAGGAAATGAAAAGACAATGTACAGATGAGCACATATATAGACATAGTTCAGTTGGGTTTTATTCTGTTAGAATAAAAAGACAGCAAAAGAATGAAGCAGAGTTTACAGTTTGAAGAGCAAAGCTGCAAGATTGTTCAACTGCAATCTATTTTGACCATGTCTCTGCAGCAGCATAGGGACTCTGTTTCCTTTTTAGCTGCTCCCAAGAATATCCTGGTACAAATCCTTGATCTTTGCTATCAAAGCTTCTCTGTTAGCAGCAAAAGGTAATAAGAAAAGAGGTAAACTAGGATGAACACAAAGGTAACTTCCACTAGTTCATATACAAAGAAATGGGAATCACCTGTCGGGTTTGAAGATCAAGTTCTTGTAGGCAAACCACTGCAGAGGAAGGGTAGATCCCAAAAAAAAGTGTAAATGAGTTCAAGATAACATGGTGATCGGCTACATAGTGCAAAGCTTAACCAAAGAAGCATTGATGAAACCTGATGCTAATGCCTATGCAATATGGTTCAGAGAAAGGATTTAACTTAAGCGTAAGGTTTATTTTTTTACCTATCAGTGTAAGTATTGGTAATAGCAGATCACGTACTTTGTTTTTCAAGTTGCTAAACACATTATAGAGACCATCATGCTGACTAATAAATTCTCGATATTGTGAAAACTTGACAGTCTTAAGTGTATATAAGTTAAAATACCAAAAGTAAAGGCTAAAAGATCTAGGAGGAACTAATTTCCAGAGATctttcaacatttgagaaaacACATACAGTGTAGTATAAGAGTGATAAATATTTCAACTTACACCAGTGTAACCAATTCCTACAAGCTCAAGGACACCAGGAATCAAAGGAAGCCTGTCAATTGCCTGCCACAATTAAGCAAGTCCCTTTGTCAAGTTTGCAATAGTTTCCAATACCTGTACAAAAATGGAACTAAAAGATGTCCTAAGTAAGCAATTAGTAGCTAGTAAGTAGCAGTACCGAGATCACTCCAGTGGAGCTCCAAAGCAGAATAAATGCAGCAACACCCAACGAACTGACTGCGTACTTATCATCAACTTTGTCCCACTGAAAGAAGAAATCAGATAGGCATCAAGATTTTGGAGCAAATCAAGAACCAAGTAAAGTTGAAAAAGCTAGTAGTATGTCTTATCTCCTTACAgcttcttgaattttttggacaaGCTCTGATGGCAGCTCAGTGGTTGCCGTTTCAGCTGTTGTGGGCTCTGCTGTGACAACTTCTCCAGTTGATGTTGCCATTGAGACCACATTCCTTGCCATCTTTCTACCTGCATCACGGATCATCCACATCAAAGAAATTACAAAGGTATTAAAGAATTTGAACATCCAATGCAAAACCTTTAGCAATGAGTGAGCAGAGTAGCCAATATTCTTTAACAAAAGACACTATTAGCTTTTAGTATAAAGTGCGAGTTACTTCCTCCATTCTAGTTTACACACATTTTCTTGAATCTTTGATCTGCTACATTACAACTTTACAAAGTTCAAAGTATATCTTTAACTATGTTTTAAGGTTACCCgtttcaaacaaaaaaaactatGTTTTCGTCACTGTAGTATAGTATAACATAACATCTTATACTATGTTTTCGATGGAGCATTCCATACAGCAGACAAGCTACTTTCTGATTATATGATTGAAAGATCATCTATCTATTCTATAGTCGTAACCATAATTAGACTAGCACTCCCTTGCCGTTCAATCAGAATACCTAGTTGTAAGATAGTTTACTGTTTATTATCTAAGTCATGCCTTGGTCAgtgaatattaaaatatttttggcaaATCGACGTTTGTATCACTCTTTTATGCATAACTTCAACTTTAAGTGGAAATGGATCAACATAACCTTTTAcaacttaaattcaaaaattggCCCTACAAAAATATCGTGTTTGAATTTTGAATCTCTTCTGTGTAAATATAAAGATCGCCTTTGGAGAttcaatataaaactaaaaaaaaatgtaatgGACAACAAGATCAGTGGATCGCACCTTTAACTTAAAAgtgtttcaaatgaaataatggATATCACTCACAAAACTGTAACCTTCGTTACCAAGTGAATTTTCATGTCCAAACACAATTTTAACTATTCAAATTAAGAGCCAACATTCAAGATGATAGGCCACCATAAGGTCTCACATTCAAATGCCAGTGCTATCCCAAAAAGAATGACTTTTTCTATATTTAGAAAGATTGTCAATTTCAACATACTATGTGGCAAGTATATGAGTACAAGATTTAAAAGACTATATGTCTCCCTTTATTTTTTGAACTCCATGCTGATTCAAACTAAGAAACTTAAATTGAGACAGAGGGAGTTGATGATTTATATCTATTCAATTCATAGTTACCTCGATAGGAGGCAACATCAGTGAATTAGTCAAGGTGTGCATAAGTCAGTCCGAATATCATGATTATAAAAAGGGAAGGAAATAAGTGGACGGAAGGTGTACATATTTGTTAGGACTAAAATAACAAGGTATTATTCAGAAGCTAGTAAAGCAATTCACTAAagataataaataagaaaacaaaagagACACAATAATTTAATTGGTCTGGTCAATCCACCAACATCCATAGGCGGAAATGAGCAACCCATTGTATGAAAGAAactacaaaatatagaaaaaaataaacctCACAAAATTCACTACTCAgttatgttgcttggactctgaaaaaaaaaaatgtcactgGGTGGTGTCGGATCCttctatttttggaggatccaacacggATACGACAACATTTTTGGTGAGCCCGAGCAACTTAGTAACTCAGAATATAAAGAGGTTCGCAGAAGTGGCAGCAGCGTAACAACACTTTTGTGTGTCACAAATTCTCTTCCTAAACAACTCTCTCAAAGCTTTTATGACTATATTGTGGACGTTACCAAGTGAGACGAAATGAGCCAAatatgatttgaaaaaaaaactcaattatgataaaaaaaaaaaaaaaaatcaaggcaAACAAGCAACATCATCCAGAGTTAGAATGTTACTTACAGTAAGCAGTGGCTCTGGCAGCACGGCTTTGGACAGCAGG
Coding sequences:
- the LOC107845657 gene encoding protein CURVATURE THYLAKOID 1B, chloroplastic, producing MASTTSSSLSLSSTIVDGKTTRQSAAAASSQCVTLPTLPPPPAVQSRAARATAYCRKMARNVVSMATSTGEVVTAEPTTAETATTELPSELVQKIQEAWDKVDDKYAVSSLGVAAFILLWSSTGVISAIDRLPLIPGVLELVGIGYTGWFAYKNLIFKPDREALIAKIKDLYQDILGSS